One genomic window of Anguilla anguilla isolate fAngAng1 chromosome 13, fAngAng1.pri, whole genome shotgun sequence includes the following:
- the nmur3 gene encoding neuromedin-U receptor 2, which translates to MEYNSLEDIWQNCSELGRVYCNLTRNVSGDYRHSMIDEILLNILGPKRSSFCLPVSIAYLLIFITGVTGNLLTCAVICKHRKMRTPTNLYLFSLAMSDLLVLLLGMPLEIYDLWQNYPFPFGEGGCYFKTFLFETVCFASVLNVMALSVERYVAVVHPLKTRYIVTNKHAHRVISAVWVGSLACAVPNTSLHGIYYLYLPERVAESATCILLKPRWMYNLVVLVTTVLFYLVPMTVICVLYMVICCRLGHERRQPQGTLGKNCSSDTSWKIQLESRRRRQVTKMLSVVVLVFAICWAPFHVDRLLWSFVTQWTDFMHGVFQYVHILSGILFYLSSAINPIIYNLLSTRFREHFRELICMRSQANTLRGISSVPVSKVLKSSSDLMTCTQAGDSRQVPAFITSTGCWKHEDQTTNV; encoded by the exons ATGGAATACAACAGTTTAGAGGACATCTGGCAGAACTGCTCAGAGCTCGGCCGTGTTTACTGCAACCTTACGAGAAACGTCAGTGGGGACTACCGGCACTCGATGATCGACGAAATCCTCCTGAACATCTTGGGGCCCAAGAGGTCGTCCTTCTGCCTTCCGGTCTCCATCGCCTACCTTCTCATTTTCATCACAGGGGTCACCGGCAACCTCCTCACCTGCGCAGTCATCTGCAAGCACAGGAAGATGAGGACCCCCACCAACCTGTACCTCTTCAGCCTGGCTATGTCCGATCTGCTGGTGCTCCTGCTGGGAATGCCGCTGGAGATTTACGACCTGTGGCAGAACTACCCCTTCCCCTTCGGCGAGGGCGGGTGCTACTTCAAGACCTTCCTCTTCGAGACGGTCTGCTTCGCCTCCGTGCTCAACGTGATGGCGCTGAGTGTGGAGAGATACGTGGCCGTGGTGCACCCGCTCAAGACCCGCTACATCGTCACCAACAAGCACGCCCACCGAGTCATCAGCGCGGTGTGGGTGGGTTCCCTGGCATGCGCCGTGCCCAACACCTCCCTCCACGGTATCTACTACCTGTACCTGCCGGAGAGGGTTGCCGAGTCGGCCACCTGCATCCTGCTCAAGCCACGCTGGATGTACAACCTGGTCGTCCTGGTCACCACGGTGCTCTTCTACCTGGTCCCCATGACGGTCATCTGCGTGCTGTACATGGTCATTTGTTGCCGGCTGGGCCATGAGAGGAGGCAGCCGCAGGGGACCCTGGGAAAGAACTGCAGCTCTGACACCAGCTGGAAGATCCAactggagagcaggaggaggaggcaggtCACCAAGATGCTCT CTGTTGTCGTGTTGGTATTTGCAATCTGTTGGGCCCCCTTCCACGTGGACCGTTTGCTGTGGAGCTTTGTGACACAGTGGACGGATTTCATGCACGGGGTCTTCCAGTACGTGCACATTCTCTCCGGTATCCTCTTCTACCTCAGCTCGGCCATTAACCCCATCATCTACAACCTGCTGTCCACCCGGTTTCGAGAGCACTTCCGCGAACTGATCTGCATGCGCTCTCAAGCTAACACCCTCCGCGGGATCAGCTCTGTGCCTGTCTCCAAGGTCCTCAAGAGCTCCTCGGACCTCATGACCTGCACTCAGGCTGGGGACTCAAGGCAGGTGCCAGCCTTCATCACCTCCACCGGCTGCTGGAAACATGAAGATCAAACCACCAACGTctaa